TATATGTAAAGATACTTTAAGAGAGCTGCTATAAAAGGAATTATTATACATAagttaattttatgtgatatTGAAGTTTTCCATAGAAACAATAGACATGACCCACTTTGTCCCCACCCCACTGCAGCAACTAATCCTCAAGCTTACAATGAATGAAAAAGTAGacactaagaaaaataattttccagaacAATTTCAGCCCATTCTAATGGGGTTGGTGGTCCAAAGAAGAAAAGTAACCATTACATGAACTATCTGTTGTTGTGCAACTGATGGATTCCTGGAGTGTGATGACCGTTCTCCCACCCTTTTAAAACAAACCTCCAAATGTTCATTACCTGTGAACTAATGCTTGGTGGTCACCTACATAAAAAACACCAATGGGTGCATCCTAAAAAAGAGAAGGACAACTGTTACCCCAGACCAGTCATACCaactctttttgcttttttcaagacggagtcttgctctgtctccaaggcgtaagtgcagtggcacgatctcagctcattgcaacctctgcctcctgggttcaagtgattctcctgcctcagcctcccaagtagctgggttcatagacgcccaccaccatgcccagttaattttttttatttttagcagagccAGAGTTTtaccttgttacccaggctggtctcgaattcctgacctcaggtgatgcgcccgcctcggcctcccaaactgctgggattacaggcacaagccaccgcgcccagcccaatcATACCAACTCTTAATGCCTTACTTCCCTACACTTGCCCATATGCATACTCTTGAATTTCTAGAATTCATCTTGCTTATGAATTGGGATTCTATAGGTGATAGTTTTTTGTCACTTTAAACCTCTGTTCCCCAAAATATCTTTTTGACAACATACCTTAAGAATCTTTACAAAATTGGAAATAAGTTGGGACAGGCTTGTGCTCCTCATTAATAGGAGTGTAAGTCATTAACCTTCTTTACATGCTCCACTTTACTCAACTGACAATCTCTACCTCTTAGGAATGGCGTGAGAATGAATTAATGTAGATGAAAAGgtctgaaacatttttaaagcagcaTAATCATGTAGGTTGTAATATTGTCTCAGTAGTCCCTCCCATCCTCGCCTCCAAAATTATACTTGGAATTTTGAGCAAGAGCCATTCTTCCAAGACCTCTCTCTGTGTGGTCTCTGGTGTAGTCTTGTTCCCTTCCACCTAGCTCACTTCCTGACCTCTGACCTGGCCAGTTAGCAAGACAGCTGGTAGAGGGATATATGACCAGAAGTAAGATCTCCACATATTGCACCTCTTTAGGTTACCGCAGGTTCCAAACGCTCTGAATAGGCGTTTGTACTAGGATAGGATGCATATAGGACATAGATGGCTCACTGACTGTGGTCATATACAAAGCCTTAACATCAGGCCAAGGTGCAAATAACTTTTGGGAAAGGAtgggaaggcaaagaggaaataaaatgtttatgtctGTTGTGTTTCAGGCATGCTTGGTACCAGCCCTGCTCCTCTGACGACCATTCCCCTAGATTCATGGATGTTATTTTGGCTCTTTTCACACCAGCTATCAAGTTAACATATttccgggcgcctgtagtcccagctacttttgagactgagtcttgctctgtcgcccgagctggagtgcagtggccagatctcagctcactgcaagctccgcctcccgggttcccgccattctcctgcctcagcctccggagtagctgggactacaggcgcccgccacctcgcccggctagttttttgtatttttagtagagacggggtttcaccgtgttagccaggatggtctcgatctcctgacctcgtgatccgcccgtctcggcctcccaaagtgctgggattacaggcttgagccaccgcgcccggccaagttaaCATATTTCTTATTCGTGGTCTACTTAGTGGATACCAGCAATCATTccctcaagtatttattgagtgcctactcttTGCCAGGCCTTGTTTTACAGGAAGACAAAAATCCcagccttcatggagcttacattctgatGGAGGGAATAGAcaataatcaaataattatagggctgggtgtggtggctcatgcctataatcccagcactttgggaggccgaggcaggcgaatcacctgaggtcaggagttcgagaccagcctggccaacatggcgatactccatctctactaaaaatacacaaattagctggttttggtggcatgtgcctgtagtcctagctacccaggaggctgaggcaggagaatcactcgaacgcaggaagcagaagttgcagtgagccaagatcacaccactgcactccagcctaggagacagaacgagactccatctaaaaacaaaaacaaaagcaaaaaacaattaTATAGAATATGAAAAGGtggtaagtgctatggagaaaaagcatAGGAAAGTGAGTGAAAGAGGAAGTGAGGGAGCAGGCAATTCACATGCCTGGGGAGAGTGTTCTCGTCAAaagaaacagcaagtgcaaaggccctgaggcaggactaTACCTGACTTATTTGAGGAGAAGCAAGATCAGAATGGCCAGAGCACAGTGAGAGGGAAGGAGTAGTGGGAAAGCATAAGTAACAAGGGACCAGATCACACAAGGCCTTGTAGGCCCTTACTACTGAAAGCTGGTCTCTAGGCCTGCAGCCTCAGCATGGCCTGCCAACTTGTTagttctgcactccagcctaggagacagaacgagactccatctaaaaacaaaaacaaaaacaaaagcaaaaaacaatctcaagccctgccccagacctgctgaatcagaatcttcattttaacaagatccctaaGTAATTTGTACaaactttgaattaatttttcttcctttttttttttttttttttttttgagacggagtctcactctgtcacccacgttggagtgcaatggcaccagctcagtcactgcaacctccacctcccgggttcaagccattctcctgcctcaacctcccaagtagctgggactacaggcatgagccaccaggcccggctatatttttgtgtttttcttttcttttttttttttgaaatggtgttCGCTCTTGGtgcacaggctggagggcaatggtgcgatctcggctcaccacaacctctgcctcctgggttcaagcgattctcctgccttagcctcccaagttgctgggattacagccatgagccaccacgcctggctaagtttgtacttttagtagtgacggggtttctctgtgttggtcaggctggtctggaactcccaacctcaggtgatccacctgcctcagcctcccaaagtgctgggattacaggtgtgagccactgcacccggcctaatttttgtatttttagtagagacagggtttcaccatgtttgccaggctggtcttgaactcctgacctcaaattgaactgtccaccctggcctcccagagtgctgggattacaccatgccCTGCCAGCACTTCAAATTTTGAGAAGCACTTTTGgaaagtttgtttatttttttattttttttttatttttttttcttggagacggagtctcgctctgtcgcccaggctggagtgcagtggtgcaatctcagctcactgcgacctccaccttttgggttcaagcaattctgctgcctcagcctcctgagtagctgggattacaggcatgcaccaccatgcccggctaatttttgtatttttagtagagatggggtttcaccatgttggtcaggctggtcgcgaactcctgaccttgtgatccgcccgcgtcagcctccccaagtgctgggatcacaagcatgagccaccgcacctgcccttGGAAAGTTTTAAACAGAggaatgggccaggcgtggtggctcacacctgtaatcctaacactttgggaggctgagccgggtggatcacttgagctcaggagttcaagaccagcctgtgcaacacagcaagaccttgtctctacgaaaactaaaaaaaaaaaaagccaggcatggtggtgcatgcctgtagtcccagctacttgaggggctgaggcaggaggatcgcttgagcccaggaagtagaggctgcagtgaaccctgatCAGGCCACTGCCCACCAGCCAGggtgagaaagtgagaccctgtctcaataagtaagtaagtaggtaggtagatagatagatagatagatagatagatagatagatagatagatagatagacagacagatgtaGATAAAACAGGAATGACAGAAATTTGTtttacagccaggtgtggtggttcatgcctgtaatcccagcgcaaagttcgctgggcatggtggtgtgcacctgtagtcccagctacaaggaaggctgatgtgggaggatcacttgagcctgggatgtcaaggcttcagtgagctctgattgtaccACTCtacaacctggatgacagagcaactctgtcttgaaaaaaaaacgagagagagagagagaagtttgagaagcacttttggaaaattttaaacaaaaagtgaCAAATTTGTTTTACAGCTGGgctggtggttcacacctgtaagtccagcactttgagaggctgaggcaggatagcctgaggccaggaattcaagaccaccctgggtaacaaagcaagataccatctcttaaaaaaaaaagaaaaaaagaaaacaatttgttttACAAGACTCACTTAGGCTGGCTGCAACATTGAAAAGAGACATGATGAGGGCAAgggtggaagcagagagactgatTAGGAGGCTATTGACATAATCTTGGTGAGAGAGGATGGTGTCTTGGACCAGAATGATAGAAGTGGAGTAGTAAGAAATAGTtagggggccaggcgcggtggctcacgcctgtaatcccagcactttgggaggccgaggtgggtggatcacttgagatcaggagttcgagaccagcctggccaacatggtgaaaacccatctctactaaaaatgtaaaaattagccaggcattgtggcgcacgactgtcatcccagctacttgggaggttgagacaggagaatcacttgaacccaggaggtggaggttgcagtgagccaagattgcaccactgcactccagcctgggcaataagagtgaaactctatctcaaaaaaaaaaaaaaaaattgttggattctggatatatttttgaAAGTAGAGCCAATAGGATTTCCTAATAGATTAGATGAGGGATATGAGAGAAGAGTCAAGGATGACATCAAGGATTTTGGCCCTTAACTAAGATGAAGACTGCAACTAGATAGGCTTGGAAGGGAAAATCAGAAGTTCAGTTTTACATGCAATATATTAGATGTTTATTAAACATTCACGTGGGACGGGTCTGTGCTAGAGAAACAAATTTGGGGATCATAAGCTCTAGGTGGCATTTAAAGCTATGAGACTGGATGAGATAACCACAGAACAGAGTATAGAGAAGAGGTCCAAGGTCTGAGTTTCAGGACATTCCAACATGAAGAGGTCGGTATAAGGCAAGGAAACTACCAGCAGAGGCGGACTGTGAAGGAATGGTcagtgaggcaggaggaaaatCGGGAAAGTATGTTGTTCTAGAAGCCAAATGGAAAGTTTCATGGAGCGGGCAGTGATCAGCTACGGCAAGTGCTGTGCATAGGCCAGTGAGATAAGGACAGAAGTATGACTATTAAATTTTGCAAAAATGGGATTATTGATGACCTTGACAAGAGAAGTTTCCATTCTcactgaagagagaaaaagaagaacttACCGGCGGTTTGGTTTTGGAGACCTTCATGGTGAAGTAGGTACCAGCAGAGATTTGTGCTACAGGTAGCCCAGCAGTTGAGATACTCCAgtgtacatagtagatgtataggAAGCTGTGAATTAAGTCTTTCCTCTCTATAAACTCTACGCCGTGTGCCCAGCATTTTTTAGAAACACACTTCTGTttcatagaaaaaagaaaaagcacacagaaaaagaaaagccttctATTCAAGTCCTGTAGATAAATGCagcatggctgggtgcagtggctcatgcctgtaatcccagcactttgggaggccaaggcaggaggattgcttgaggccaggagttccagaccagcccgggcaatgtagcaagaccctatctctacaaaacaaatttaaaaattagccaggcatggtggtacgcacccttaatcccagctactggggaggctgaggcaacaggatTACccgagtccaggagtttgaggctgcagtgagctgtgattgcaccactacactccagtctgggtgacagagcaagaccctagcCCTAAAAAAACGAATAAATAAAGGATAAGTGTGGCATATAACATTGGGGTTACAGTTCTGTTCTGGAGTccgctccttttttttttttttttttttttttggagatggagtctctgttgcccaggctagagggcagtggcatgatctcggctcattgcaacctctgcctcccagattcaagcacttctcctgcctcagcctcccaagtagctgggattacaggcgtacgccaccacacccgactaattctttttgtatttttagtagagacggggtttcaccatgttggtcaggctggttatgaactcctgacctcaagcgatttacccacctcaacctcccaaagtgctgggaatataggtgtgagccactgcacctggccactccTAATATTTTTTATTGGAGTCATACTAGGGTCAGTACCCAATTATCACCATGGGTGGAGGAGAGAAAAGGTTAACctgaaatgaaacaaatgaagaaTGAAAACATCAGTTGAGATTGAACCTTGGACTGTAGGGACACACATtgatggattgattgattgattgattgattgattgtgaCACAGCCTCacttcttcacccaggctggagtgcagtggcacaatcttggctcattgcaacctctgcctcctgggttcaagcgattctcctgcctcagcctcccaagtaactgggatgacaggcatgcaccaccatgcccagctaatttttgtatttttgatagagatggggtttcgccatgttgcccaggctggtctcaaactcctgagttcaagtcttccacctgctttggcttcccaaaatgctgggattacaggcgtgagccaccacgccagcaaGGACACACACTTTGATGTCTAAgtgtacatacacacagatgTTGCTTCAGACCCCCTTACAGGAGGCAGGTTCAATTAAttggaaaataattagaaagtgatTAGAACACTTGTTCTGCTCACCCCAGGAGACCT
The genomic region above belongs to Piliocolobus tephrosceles isolate RC106 unplaced genomic scaffold, ASM277652v3 unscaffolded_20672, whole genome shotgun sequence and contains:
- the LOC113221112 gene encoding A-kinase anchor protein 14, which encodes KCVSKKCWAHGVEFIERKDLIHSFLYIYYVHWSISTAGLPVAQISAGTYFTMKVSKTKPPDAPIGVFYVGDHQALVHRPGMVRFRENWQKNLTDAKHSFMESFSFLFNRD